The Psilocybe cubensis strain MGC-MH-2018 chromosome 7, whole genome shotgun sequence genome has a window encoding:
- a CDS encoding Putative quercetin 2,3-dioxygenase (Putative quercetin 2,3-dioxygenase sll1773), with the protein MLPKSRLLFHIALVPLYISIAIYLNLAPISFSDNLSSLLRLARANLRAQYLKTTATTRNLSSESVVDMSPMKFVARRSEERGHADHDWLKTFHTFSFAMYQDRQHELFGPLRVINEDRVAPRTGFGTHSHREFEIFSYVVSGELEHKDSMGNTEVLKRGDLQMTSAGTGISHSEKAHGSKQVHFLQIWSLPSKARLQPKYFTRHFSDADKTDKWATVVAPVGAQGVLAEREAQGPAPVNSPLTLYATILGVGKTLDRPLEGKKGYIHVIQRSGYKEGKAEGASVRISSPGSDAELTLREGDGAYIFVGKKGASLTVENDGDRAAEILVFDLD; encoded by the exons ATGCTGCCCAAATCCCGACTCCTCTTTCACATCGCCCTCGTCCCGCTCTATATAAGCATCGCCATTTACCTCAACTTGGCCCCAATATCGTTTTCAGACAACCTGTCTTCACTTCTACGTCTTGCTAGAGCAAACCTCCGTGCCCAGTACCTCAAAACTACAGCTACCACCAGAAACCTATCTTCCGAATCCGTAGTCGACATGAGTCCTATGAAATTTGTCGCCCGTAGAAGTGAAGAGCGTGGACATGCAGACCATGATTGGCTCAAGACCTTCCACACATTCTCCTTTGCCAT GTACCAAGATAGACAACACGAGCTATTCGGTCCCCTGCGTGTCATCAACGAAGACAGAGTCGCTCCTCGCACTGGATTCGGGACACACTCCCACCGCGAATTCGAGATCTTCTCATATGTCGTCTCAGGAGAACTCGAGCA CAAAGACTCCATGGGCAACACCGAAGTGCTCAAACGTGGCGACCTCCAAATGACCTCCGCCGGCACAGGCATCTCGCACTCCGAAAAAGCTCACGGCTCTAAACAAGTGCACTTCCTTCAAATCTGGTCTTTACCCTCCAAAGCGCGCCTGCAGCCGAAATACTTCACACGCCATTTCTCCGACGCTGACAAGACGGACAAGTGGGCGACGGTCGTCGCGCCCGTGGGTGCTCAGGGTGTGCTCGCCGAGCGCGAGGCGCAGGGTCCGGCTCCTGTGAACAGCCCGTTGACGCTATACGCGACCATTttgggagtggggaagaCGCTTGATCGGCCGTTGGAGGGGAAGAAGGggtatatccatgtgataCAGAGGAGTGGGTACAAAGAGGGCAAGGCAGAGGGCGCGAGTGTGCGGATAAGCTCTCCGGGAAGTGACGCGGAGCTCACGCTGCGGGAAGGAGACGGCGCGTACATCTTCGTCGGCAAGAAGGGAGCATCATTGACAGTTGAGAATGACGGTGACCGCGCTGCAGAAATCCTTGTTTTCGATCTCGACTAG
- a CDS encoding Leucine aminopeptidase 1: MKLQLSSVLLAVVGLFASYSAASITAEEFQEKTDLGFHLLSLEEDAPPVWRTEAETEELIAQGANFFDLTYTYTPGEEDNARVSSDAAEFTAAATYAAPSHQAELRPIIAQVSLANTQSLLNNLTSFNNRYYKAASGQQASVWIRDTIANIIKTYPASGASVSLYTHSWTQNSIVAKIPGKTSGPVTILGSHMDSIGGGSVSTSRAPGADDDGSGSVNLIESFRVLLQAGFKPTTPVEFHWYAGEEAGLLGSQAIAKAYKSAKVEVKGMLQLDMTAYVKPGTSPVVALMPDYTDSGLTAFVGSLVDEYTSLPWVINAKCGYGCSDHASWYAQGYPTALPFEGLFSNINPKIHTSGDTTSVAGFSWTHTLEYTKIAAAFAYELAI; the protein is encoded by the exons ATGAAGCTACAGCTTTCTTCTGTTCTTTTGGCTGTTGTTGGCCTCTTCGCATCGTACAGCGCCGCGTCGATTACTGCTGAGGAGTTCCAAGAGAAGACAGATCTCGGATTCCATCTGCTCAGCCTCGAAGAAGACGCCCCGCCCGTTTGGAGAACAGAAGCCGAGACTGAGGAACTCATCGCCCAGGGTGCCAACTTT TTCGACCTCACATACACATATACCCCTGGCGAAGAGGACAACGCTCGCGTCTCCTCCGATGCTGCCGAGTTCACAGCTGCTGCCACCT ACGCTGCCCCATCTCATCAAGCTGAGCTGAGGCCTATCATTGCTCAGGTGTCGCTTGCAAACACACAAAGCCTGCTGAACAACTTGACGTCGTTCAATAACCGATACTACAAAGCCGCGTCAGGCCAACAAGCCTCCGTCTGGATTCGCGACACCATCGCAAAC ATCATCAAGACATACCCTGCAAGCGGCGCCTCCGTGTCTCTGTACACCCACTCATGGACACAGAACTCCATCGTTGCTAAGATCCCTGGAAAGACTTCTGGTCCAGTGACCATCCTCGGGTCGCACATGGATTCCATCGGTGGAGGATCTGTGAGCACCAGCCGTGCGCCCGGCGCTGACGACGATGGCAGTGGCTCCGTCAACCTCATCGAGTCCTTCCGCGTGCTGCTTCAGGCCGGGTTCAAGCCTACGACCCCCGTCGAGTTCCACTG GTATGCTGGTGAGGAAGCCGGTCTTCTTGGATCGCAGGCGATCGCAAAGGCGTACAAGTCTGCCAAAGTCGAAGTGAAGGGTATGCTCCAACTCGATATGACTGCATA CGTCAAGCCTGGCACAAGCCCTGTTGTTGCTCTTATGCCC GATTACACCGATTCCGGTTTGACCGCGTTCGTTGGCTCTCTCGTTGACGAGTACACATCGCTTCCATGGGTTATCAACGCCAAG TGTGGATATGGATGCTCCGACCACGCCAGCTGGTATGCCCAGGGATACCCCACTGCTCTTCCCTTCGAGGGCCTCTTCTCCAACATCAACCCCAAGATCCACACCAGCGGCGACACCACCTCCGTGGCTGGATTCTCGTGGACGCATACCCTGGAATACACCAAAATCGCTGCTGCATTTGCTTACGAACTTGCTATCTAG
- a CDS encoding Bud site selection protein 6 — protein sequence MSAYYSSSSSYAGAGPNDAPAPMAPINYQTAIPGDVSTAVKDLLTSTKRLQEMLKLWSIEQATEGDVSDLYVQIGHAFNVTITAFAYHHIDLSDLHNIPTELREVLERCLSEDPSPEVLDSYLPDLRKVLFKLLKGLQSRQAAWRASVERREAMQLRTSPLNSD from the exons ATGAGCGCATACTATTCGTCGAGTTCGTCCTATGCTGGGGCTGGCCCAAATGACGCACCAGCACCAATGGCTCCGATTAACTATCAAACA GCGATTCCTGGAGATGTTTCCACGGCAGTAAAGGACCTGTTAACATCGACGAAGCGTCTACAGGAAATGCTCAAGCTCTGGAGCATTGAACAGGCCACGGAGGGGGACGTGAGCGATCTGTATGTCCAGATCGGCCATGCATTCAATGTTACGATAACTGCTTTTGCGTACCACCACATAGACTTGAG TGATTTGCACAACATACCTACGGAACTACGGGAGGTCCTGGAGCGATGTCTTTCGGAGGATCCATCCCCGGAAGTGTTGGACAGCTACCTTCCAGACTTGCGGAAGGTGCTGTTCAAACTTCTGAAAGGCTTGCAGAGTCGACAAGCTGCATGGCGAGCGTCCGTAGAGAGACGAGAGGCAATGCAATTGAGGACATCGCCGCTGAACTCGGACTAG